From Schizosaccharomyces pombe strain 972h- genome assembly, chromosome: II, the proteins below share one genomic window:
- a CDS encoding Mam33 family protein: MLRKAISTARNFKYPLFNCERRFSYFDMFRSKRKFTSGILTEQLALKLDSELGYVKQVLDETLPKKGYEKALHSFIIHEDPSLNYISALKETAKERIRVTVPVYSSRKSYVQTKPITHSAENENGNETSDELVFFQHSIPAYVQLTNNHGTILCALILCKGMLHFDSISFQSPQNSQAFSSDLRLILQKSQKYTGRKTKHVPASIKSSLLEFLDEQGITVKFMKALISRSWRKENVSYKHWIHNIIGFILPSESSTTKKSDSQ; this comes from the exons ATGCTCAGAAAAGCGATCTCTACAGCACGAAACTTTAAATatcctttatttaattgCGAAAGGAGGTTTTCTTACTTTGATATGTTTCGTAGTAAACGAAAATTTACAAGTGGTATCCTAACGGAGCAACTAGCGTTGAAATTAGATTCTGAACTGGGTTACGTGAAACAGGTTCTTGATGAGACATTACCTAAAAAAGGATACGAAAAGGCTCttcattcttttataaTCCATGAAGATCCTTCGCTTAACTACATTTCAGCTTTAAAAGAAACGGCAAAGGAAAG AATACGCGTTACTGTTCCCGTATATAGCTCTCGTAAAAGTTACGTCCAAACAAAGCCGATAACGCATAGtgctgaaaatgaaaatggtAACGAAACATCTGATGAACTAGTGTTCTTTCAGCATTCAATTCCTGCTTATGTCCAACTCACTAAC AACCATGGCACAATTTTGTGTGCTTTAATACTTTGTAAGGGCATGCTTCATTTTGATAgcatttcttttcaatCACCTCAAAACTCTCAAGCGTTCTCATCTGACTTGAGgttaattttacaaaaatcaCAGAAGTACACTGGCAGAAAAACAAAGCACGTTCCAGCTTCTATCAAGTCAAGTTTACTTGAATTCTTGGATGAACAAGGAATTACAGTAAAATTCATGAAGGCGCTAATATCTCGCAGTTGgcgaaaagaaaatgtctCCTATAAGCATTGGATTCATAATAttattggatttattttaccTTCTGAATCATCAACAACTAAAAAATCAGACTCCCAATGA
- the mug98 gene encoding protein mug98 yields MSIPVMQLKHELALKAREEYLRKELPLKVRANTSRMNPGAKTWIPQINHRKSRNHYNRKETCQFPPLYNVEAKINHSYSAFYRPFTKRENGLWYANPYYMQHGPNGNYHHVYY; encoded by the exons ATGAGCATTCCGGTAATGCAGTTAAAGCATGAGC tTGCGCTTAAAGCCCGAGAAGAATACCTCCGAAAAGAACTTCCTTTGAAAGTTCGAGCAAATACTTCTCGCATGAACCCCGGAGCTAAAACTTGGATTCCACAAATTAATCACCGAAAAAGTAGAAATCATTATAATCGTAAAGAAACATGCCAGTTTCCCCCTCTATACAATGTTGAAGCTAAAATAAACCATTCATATTCTGCGTTTTATCGTCCGTTTACCAAACGTGAGAATGGTTTGTGGTATGCGAATCCGTATTATATGCAGCATGGTCCAAACGGAAATTACCATCACGTTTATTATTAG